One Oncorhynchus mykiss isolate Arlee chromosome 9, USDA_OmykA_1.1, whole genome shotgun sequence genomic window, ACGAGACTGAGTCCAGCATTCGCGCTCCCGCCTGGACAGAGGATATGGGATGGTGATACGAGTGGTTTTGATAAGAGGATAACACTAGCTACTCATTTTAGACCAGGTCTGCGTGTTGAGGTAACACAGACATGGTAAACCCAATCGGCGAATGTGTTGCTTTATACGTTATTACCAGCTGTCTGCAAATGACAGCTGAGTCGAGTCAATTTTAGCCATAATTTACCAGAGAACCAGTCAGACAAAATTATTCCGACACTTTTTTTATTACAAGTATCATTGATGACAGAATGCATGTCTCAACAACCTTTCGCCATGTACAGACGAAATGCAGAGCGGATACTTGAAACAGATGAAATTGAAGAAAGATGAGGGACTCGGTCCCAAAATAAAACCGAAGATCATTGCTCGTGTCCTCGCCCAAGCCAACTAAGTACCACCAAAGGGTCATTTTAACGTGCCCCTTATGCACACCGACACAAACATACACGTAAATCATTGCAACAAACAAGGTTTATTCTTATTTATTCAATCACATATTTATATTCTATTCATATTTAAATAATAAGTGCTGAGTCACAAAGCTTTTAACCTTTCTGTGGCCAACGTGGCTCAAAGCCCAGATGTAATAAGTATTTCATCACTCCTTGCCCATTCCCTGCATGCTAAAAAGACCACTGCACAAACTAGGGATGTGTCTGAAAACATTACTGGCTGTCAAATCCTTGCTTCCTCTCTCCTTGTTTCCTCAATTCCTATTGAAGTGCATTAGAGGAGAGGATTCAGGGTCCCTCCTCTGGCCCTGCAATGCCTTTGAGAGGAATTCATGAAACAAGGACGGAGAAAGCACAGGTTTGACTGGTAACAATTTGAGATCCAGCCCACCAATTAAGTTTAGGTTAggttagagaaagagagtggtAATTCAACACTCACGTCCCTCCTCTCCACGTAACTGGAGAAATGCTGCCATCTGGTTCTTTGAGCAAATCAATTAGTCCATGGGTTGTAAATTATTGTTATGTTAAGAGTGTAGTCATTTTCATGCGCTATAACAAGCGAGCGAAAGAGCGAGCACAGATGGAAAATGGACAATCCCTGAGTTGTGCTTTTCCTGGTGGGAGTGATATTTTAAAGATCACTGAAATAAGGGCAACCGAGGTGCTCATTTCATAGGTGGTCAACTTGGCAATTTATTTCCTGACGCTGTTGTAATATTATACTTTTTCTTTTATCACTTTGTTGCATAAACCTTGTAATAGGTGAGTTACTGAAATGGAAATCTTGCATTTGAAATCTTGTATAAATATGCTCTCTTATAAAACGCCCAAGCCATTCCAGGCAATCCCTCCACAATCATGCATGACTTCAGAATTGCCATGCAAAAGGAAATTTACGTGGCATCGTTAACTTTGATCAATGAAGTAGACAAAATGGCCGCAAAAAAACATGTCTAAAAGTgcttgttaaaaaataaaaaataaaaagcaaataTTCAACActtataaaatagattttttttgtgtgtgtgtgaaactttTTGCTAAGAAGACTCATGAGAAGCAAAAATAGTTCCTGGCCGGTGCAACAATAGTACTATGACACTGGAAAAGACATGCAaggtaagaaaaaaaaaatgtatggaggAAGTCCATTTACCTCATTGTAAACAATGAATTTCTGAAATAACTTGATGTATTTGACGTAAGTGAATAAAGATAATCGCATCTTTAAGTGCCGTTCATTGTCTTAAGCAATAAACCTCAAACACCCTCTCATTCAATCACCTACACACCCAAAGCTAGGTTTAAGTACATTTTTGGGACAAAAAGTGCTATATTGTACGCTCCCTCACACCATCAATCACCGACTGTGTCAGACACCACTCGCGACAGGGCTCTACCAAGCCTCATGTTTCTAACTTCCTGAGAAAGAAAGACTTGGGGTTGAAGCGAGGAGAACGGAGAACAACCGTGGGCCTGTCGCCCCTCGTCTTAACTGACGAAGAGGCTGGCGGCCGTCTCTCCGACTGCCGAGTGTCCGTGGTCCAGGGAGGAAAAACAGTCGTCCGAGTGGACGAAGTGCAGGGCTGTCTGGTTGTAGCTGAGCAGGGCTTGCTGTCTCTCGTCAGAGCTGTACTCCAGAGAATGAGGGTGGACCTGCTGGATGTGTCTCTTGATGGTGCTGACTTTAAGAGTGGCTAACGTCGCCCCGCACACCATACAGATCAGCCCATGTCGCCGGCAGTCATAGTCCATCAGGAATTCCATCCGCCAGCGCACCTGGTAGTTCCGCCGCTGGTCCTTACCCGGGTAGTGTCCATGGCGTCCCAGAGTGGCAGGTATGGTGACGACCCCCTCCTCCTTCTTCACTGTCTGAATGGCGGACATCTTGGGGGTccggtggttgttgttgttgtccggTGCTGCCTTTTCACCCATCTCTCCTGACACATGGACGCTGATGATGTCACCGGGGTCCACTTCTGTCGGGGGATGACAAAAACCATTTGGTGAATCACTTAGTATTTAATCTTTTCTCTAAGAGTAGCTACAGTCtgtcttttacatttttttggaaCTTGTAAGTTTTACCTTCTTTCATCTGCACGGCCAGGTGGTCTTCCGTGGGGGCCTCTTTGGTCCAGGCCTCGGCCatggcctctctctcctcccgggCCAGGTCGGTGGTCTCAGGGTGGCACTCCTGAATGTGGCGCCGGAAGCTGCTCACCTTGGCCACGGGCAGGGCCTGGGAGCACACCATGCAGAAGGTGCCACGACCCTGAGGCCCATAGGCCACCAGGTAGTCCAGGCGCAGGCGCCAGGGGAAGCCCCCGAGGAGACGCCTCTTCCTGGGCTGGCGGAAAGGGAGAGGGGGTATGGGGCTGGTCACCTCTGGAGCTCCAACACCACCTCCTTCCCTGCTACCAACCATGTCGTGTATCTGGGACAATGCCTCATCGCTGTCCGCGCCAATCTGGATGGTCTCCAGGTCATCATGGAAGAAGTCCACCCCAGCCTCTCTCTCGTCTTTGGTGTTGGGCTCCGACTTGATGAAGTCGTTCAGGGGGTCAGATTCTGAAAATGAGGcatgtggtgggggtggggggagagtataacagaacatcAAGCGCTTTTTCAACAAAAGCTTTTCAATTCGGCGCTGAAAAGATTCCACTTAACTCTTTCTAGCATCATACAAGACACAAGACATATTGCATATAAAAAAACTAGTGCCGCAGTGACAGAATGCCTCTTTCCCTGTACTGTTACTCAACTAcgccctcctcccctgtctcaccATGCGTCTGAGCCCAGGTCTGCAGGATGCCGTGCTTCTCCTCCGAACTGTAGACCAGCGACTGAGGGTGGATGTCCAGCACGTGGCTCTTGATGTGGTCCAGGTGGAGCGAGGGCAGCGGGCGGCCGCACACCATGCACACCAGCCTGCCCGCCTCCGCCTGGTACTCCATGAGGAACTCCTGTCGGAACCAGGCGTGGAGCGAGTCGTTCAGGTAGCGCTCCAGGGTCCGGGCCGAGGGCCCGGGGAGCTCCTCCTGCTGCTGGAGGGGGGCCGGTGTATGGGGAGATGGGGTGGTGGACCGGGGCTGGAGTTTGGGGGTCACCATACCATCGGGTTTCCCTgcgggaagagatggagaggggatatGCAATTGAAATGTATGCTAATGTGAATCACGAAATAGGCAACCAAGGGAATGCTTTACTAGTACAGCAAGCTACTGCACAAAGACATCACCATCTTACATTAATGTAAAAGTGGATGTTGGCAGCATGGGCATGACTGTACAACATACACACTTCTTATCAGACATGCTCATACTGCCACCAAGCGCAAAATCCTGAAACTCAATAATCTTATCATAAAACTAGGCCAATGTCATTTCGTTCCATCCCCCCCCAGTCTCCAGAAACCCCAACCCACCGGTGGAGCGGCGTGCGCAGTCCAGCAGCTGCTCCTCCTGACCCTGCGAGACGGCGACCACCCCTCCGGCCGGACAGTACAACCTCTGGCCCCCCTCCAGACTCAGGTGGCTCTCCCAGCCCGAGCGAATCACCTCCTTGTCGGACACACTCCACAGCAGGGAATCTGGGTGCTTCTGTCGAATATGCCTCTTGATGGTGCTGAGTTTGAGAGTGGCCAGCGAGCTCCCACACACCATGCAGATCATGCCGTGGCGACGGGGGTCAAAGTCCATCAGGAACTCGCTGCGCCAGTACTCGTGGTAGTAGCGCCGGTGGTCCCGGCCCGGGATGCGGCTGAAGCCGGGACGGGAGGCGCGTTGGACCCTCTCCTTGATCCCCGAGGGGCCCGGGACGGGGGACAGGAGAAAGGGGGAGTCGGGACCCTCTGTGACACTCCAGTAGCTGGTGCCCGGGGAGCAGAGTGGGGTAACCATCTCCTCATCGCCGTCATTGTCCACGTGGCCATTGGTCAGACCGTCTTCCTCtaggagggagagagtgttaGGAGATGCACTTACAGTAGGTATAGGTTATATAATGAAACTGCACATTTCAAAGCTTTATAGCCTACAATTCAAGGCCTATTTCTCAGATGGCTGGTGGCACATACTCTGCCTGACATTCCAGATATTCATTCCGCTAGAAAtatgatgagacaaaaatagggATTCATAATAATATCGTTAATCTGTGGATAATATTGCGCACAGCACCACAGCCATCGGAGAGGGGGAAGCGACTCCATTTAGCCGATTTAGCCAGCCGCTGGTTTCCGCTGGGTGGCGACTGTGCATCACAGCATGCAGCCAGCATGCTATTTTGCCTTTGTTTATAGTGGAGCCACTGACACAAGAGGGCATGCTGCTAGATGGCATTGTCCGTCACACGGATTAACTGTGTCTAATGGTGGCGGGCGGATGAGGGGTCGAGTGTCCATAATCTCGAAACAAAAACATGACAATATTTACCTCTTGAACAGTGTCCCAAGTCACTGGGCTCTCGTGTTGCTTCCTCCTCTCCGCTTATTATTAATGAGAGAGAATCTGTCTGCTCAGCACACGGGTGGACCACGGGCTCGCTCTCCCCCGTCTCTTTCTCTTCCATTACTCTGCAACGTTACACTATTTACGATTGCCTTCAATTCGCCTTGATAAACCAGGGAGGCACGGTATTTTTGGAGAATCATTCGGCACGCGTTTTGTAAGCTATCTATAACACGTTCGGACCCATCGATTTTAGGGTGCCCCCGTACTGTCTTTATAATGTGCCCCTCGTCCCCCACGCGCTCAGCTCTGGAGCCAAGTTAACTTTTCACATATCAGCTCGACATTTGGTCGGTCATATCCTTCTTCGAGTCTGCGGGTGTGAGTATCTCTTGTGTATGGTAAGCTATAGCGGCCTCCTGTATGTATTTTAAGGCTCTGCTTGTCTTCGGGGTAGGGAGCCGAGCTTGGGGCCCCTGGGGCTCCTTAAGGGGCTCCTGGGTAAATTTAAAGAGACAGTAGCGGCATTCACGCAGCGACACGCAGACCCGGGGGCCAGATCAATGATTTACAGTGTTTATAGAAAGTCCatactccccctcccccccttggatttcttcacattttattgtgttacaaagtgggattcaaatggatttaattgtcattttttgtctacaatctacaaaaaatagcataatgtcaaagtagaagaaaaatgtttaaaaaaaagaagtgaataatgaagaaaaaatatatacatattcacACCCTGAGTCCATACATGTTACACTTtttttggcagggattacagctgtgagtcttcataagagttttgcacacctgggTTGCACAATATTTGCagattcttttcaaaattcttcacgctctgtcaaggtgttggggatcatggctagacagcaattttcaagtcttgccatagtttTTCAAACAGATTTACATTTAAAGTCGGAGGtttattaaaactcgtttttcaaccactccacaaatttcttgttaacaaactatggttttggcaaatcggttaggacatctactttgtgcatgacacaaataattttcccaacaattgtttacagacagattatttcacttataattcactctatcacaattccagtgggtcaaaagtttagatacactaaattgactgtgcctttaaacagcttggaaaattccagaaaattatgtcatggctgtagaagcttctgataggctaattgacataatttgggtcaattggaggtgtacctatggatgtatttcaaggcctaccttcaaactcaatgcttctttgcttgacatcgtgaaaaaatcaaagaaatcagccaagaccgcaGAAAAAAATTGttcacctccacaagtctggttcatccttgggagcaatttccaaacgcctgaaggtaccacgttcatctgtacaaacaatagtacgcaagtataaacaccatgggaccacgcagccgtcataacgctcagaaaggagacacgttctgtctcctagagatgaacatattttggtgcggaaagtgcaaatcaatcccagaacaacagcaaaggaccttgtgaagatgctagaggaaataggtacaaaataaatctatatccacagtaaaacgagttccatatcgacataacctgaaaggccgctcagcatggaagaagccactgctccaaaaccgccattaaaaagccagactacggtttgcaactgcacatggggacaaatatcgtactttttggagacatgtccactggtcggatgaaacaaaaatacaactgtttggccataatgaccatcgttatgtttggaggaaaaaggaggaggcttgcaagccgaagaacaccatcccaacagtgaagcactggggtggcagcctcatgttgtgggggtgctttgctgcaggagggactggtgcacttcacaaaatagatggcatcatgaggatggaaaataatgtagatatattgaagcaacatctcaagacatcagtcaggaagttaaagcttggtcgcaaatgggtcttccaaatggacaatgaccccaagcatacttccaaagttgtggcaaaatggcttaagaacaacaaagtcaagttattggagtggccaaaacaaagccctgacctcaatcccatagaaaatgtgtgggcagaactgaaattgtgtgtgtgagcaaggaggcctacaaacctgactcagttacaccagctctgtcaggaggaagtggccaaaattcacccatcttattgtggaaagcttgtggaaggctacccagaaacatttgacccaagttaaaccatttaaaggcaatgcagccaaatactaattgagtgtatgtgcacttctgacccactgggaatgtaatgaaagaattaaaagctgaaataaatcattctctctactcttattctgaaatgtcacattcttaaaataaagtgctgatcctaactgacctaaaactgagaatttttactgggattaaatgtcaggaattgtgaaaaactgagttgaaatgtatttggctaaggtgtatgtaaacttccaacttcaacagtAAGTTAAAACTATAACtttgccactcaggaacattcactgtattcttagtaagcaactccggtgtagatttggctttgtgttgtaggttattgtcctgctgaaaggtgaattcctctcccagtgtctggtacaAAGCAGACCGAACCATGTTTTTCTCTAAGAttgtgcctgtgcttagctccatcccatttattttcatcctgaaaaactccccagtctttgccgatgtcaagcatacccataccatgatgcagccaccaccatgcttgaaaataaggatgtgttgtgttggatttgccccagacataaggctttgcatttaggacAAAAAGTGTATCCCTTTGCCATGTTTTTTGCAGTATtagtttagtgccttgttgcatacatatGCTGTATATTtttattcttcttttcactctgtcatttaggtctgGATTGTGTAGtcactacaatattgttgatccatcctcagttctttTCCATCACAGCTATTGAACTCTGTTTTAAAATCCCCAATGTCTTCATGGCGACATCCCTAGGCAATTTCCTTCCTGTCGTACAGTTCAGATGGACGActgcatctttgatgtgtctgggtggtttaatacatcatccacagcacAATTATTAACTTGACAGTGCTTAAAGATATATTCAAtatctgatttgttattgttacccatctacgaatcactgcccttctttgaggcttttgaaaagctcaacggtctttgtagttgaatctgtgattgaaattcaatacttgaccgagggaccttacatatgttGTATGtaatgggggacagaggaaggggtagtcattcacaaatcatgtcaacccctattagttcacacagagtgagtccatatacacaaaaaaaaaagatgaacacaacatgctacaatttcaaagattttactgagttacagttcataagaaaatctatcaattgaaataaatg contains:
- the LOC110531854 gene encoding uncharacterized protein C11orf95, coding for MEEKETGESEPVVHPCAEQTDSLSLIISGEEEATREPSDLGHCSREEDGLTNGHVDNDGDEEMVTPLCSPGTSYWSVTEGPDSPFLLSPVPGPSGIKERVQRASRPGFSRIPGRDHRRYYHEYWRSEFLMDFDPRRHGMICMVCGSSLATLKLSTIKRHIRQKHPDSLLWSVSDKEVIRSGWESHLSLEGGQRLYCPAGGVVAVSQGQEEQLLDCARRSTGKPDGMVTPKLQPRSTTPSPHTPAPLQQQEELPGPSARTLERYLNDSLHAWFRQEFLMEYQAEAGRLVCMVCGRPLPSLHLDHIKSHVLDIHPQSLVYSSEEKHGILQTWAQTHESDPLNDFIKSEPNTKDEREAGVDFFHDDLETIQIGADSDEALSQIHDMVGSREGGGVGAPEVTSPIPPLPFRQPRKRRLLGGFPWRLRLDYLVAYGPQGRGTFCMVCSQALPVAKVSSFRRHIQECHPETTDLAREEREAMAEAWTKEAPTEDHLAVQMKEEVDPGDIISVHVSGEMGEKAAPDNNNNHRTPKMSAIQTVKKEEGVVTIPATLGRHGHYPGKDQRRNYQVRWRMEFLMDYDCRRHGLICMVCGATLATLKVSTIKRHIQQVHPHSLEYSSDERQQALLSYNQTALHFVHSDDCFSSLDHGHSAVGETAASLFVS